Proteins co-encoded in one Pseudomonas fluorescens genomic window:
- a CDS encoding urease accessory protein UreD, whose protein sequence is MNLPVATALFTPSWHAELELAYARFGDCTRPTRRRHLGPLRVQKHLYAEGPEVCQHIIVHPPGGIAGGDRLDISARVEQGAWAQITSPGAAKWYRAAGPAYQSLNLHVADGATLEWLPQETIVYSAAQAELTTAIDLEGDARLFYWDVVALGRPASGERFDLGHFQAHLDIRRDGRLLWHERQRIVGDDGLLDSPIGLDGNPVFATLLVTGEVDAELLERCRSLEHEVRGDLTQLPGLLVARCLASEALLARAWLIELWRLLRPKLMGREAVPPRIWNT, encoded by the coding sequence ATGAACTTACCTGTTGCGACTGCCCTGTTTACCCCGAGCTGGCACGCCGAGCTTGAGCTGGCCTACGCCCGCTTCGGCGATTGCACACGACCGACCCGACGCCGGCACCTCGGCCCGCTGCGGGTGCAAAAGCACCTGTACGCCGAAGGGCCCGAGGTCTGCCAGCACATTATCGTCCACCCGCCGGGCGGGATTGCCGGCGGTGACCGGCTCGACATCAGCGCCCGCGTCGAACAGGGCGCCTGGGCACAGATCACCAGCCCCGGCGCGGCCAAGTGGTATCGCGCGGCGGGGCCCGCTTATCAGTCGCTGAACCTGCATGTCGCTGATGGCGCGACACTGGAATGGCTGCCCCAGGAAACCATCGTCTACAGCGCCGCCCAGGCTGAACTCACGACCGCGATCGACCTTGAAGGCGATGCGCGGCTGTTCTACTGGGACGTGGTGGCGCTCGGTCGTCCGGCCAGCGGCGAGCGTTTCGACCTCGGGCATTTCCAGGCGCATCTGGATATTCGCCGTGATGGCCGGTTGTTGTGGCATGAGCGTCAGCGCATCGTCGGTGATGACGGCTTGCTGGATTCGCCGATCGGGCTGGATGGCAATCCGGTGTTTGCGACGTTGCTGGTCACCGGTGAAGTCGACGCTGAATTGCTGGAGCGCTGCCGCTCGCTGGAGCACGAAGTGCGCGGGGATCTGACGCAATTGCCCGGTCTTTTGGTCGCCCGTTGCCTGGCCAGTGAAGCGTTGCTGGCGCGGGCGTGGCTTATTGAGTTGTGGCGATTGTTGCGGCCGAAATTGATGGGACGCGAGGCAGTACCGCCAAGAATATGGAACACCTGA
- the urtE gene encoding urea ABC transporter ATP-binding subunit UrtE, whose amino-acid sequence MLQVDKLHQYYGGSHILRGLSFDVKVGEVTCLLGRNGVGKTTLLKCLMGLLPAKEGAVNWEGQPITTFKPHQRVHAGIAYVPQGREIFGRLTVEENLLMGLSRFPGSQAKEVPAFIYELFPVLLQMKQRRGGDLSGGQQQQLAIGRALASRPRLLILDEPTEGIQPSVIKEIGAVIKKLAARGDMAILLVEQFYDFAAELADQYLVMSRGEIVQQGRGENMEAEGVRGLVTI is encoded by the coding sequence ATGCTGCAAGTCGACAAGCTGCACCAGTATTACGGCGGAAGCCACATCCTGCGTGGCCTGAGCTTTGACGTGAAGGTCGGCGAAGTGACCTGCCTGCTCGGCCGTAACGGCGTGGGCAAGACCACGCTGCTCAAATGCCTGATGGGCCTGTTGCCGGCCAAGGAAGGCGCGGTGAACTGGGAAGGCCAACCGATCACCACGTTCAAGCCGCATCAACGGGTACACGCCGGGATCGCCTACGTGCCGCAGGGCCGGGAGATTTTCGGCCGGCTGACCGTGGAAGAGAACCTGCTGATGGGCCTGTCGCGTTTTCCCGGCAGCCAGGCCAAAGAGGTTCCGGCGTTCATCTACGAGCTGTTTCCGGTGCTGCTGCAAATGAAACAGCGGCGCGGTGGTGACTTGTCCGGCGGTCAGCAGCAACAACTCGCCATCGGCCGCGCACTGGCCAGCCGTCCACGACTGCTGATCCTCGACGAGCCCACCGAAGGCATCCAGCCGTCGGTGATCAAGGAAATCGGCGCAGTGATCAAGAAGCTCGCCGCCCGTGGTGACATGGCGATTCTGCTGGTGGAGCAGTTCTACGATTTCGCCGCCGAGCTGGCCGATCAGTACCTGGTGATGTCCCGGGGCGAGATCGTGCAGCAGGGCCGTGGAGAAAATATGGAAGCCGAAGGTGTGCGCGGGCTGGTGACTATTTAA
- the urtD gene encoding urea ABC transporter ATP-binding protein UrtD, translating to MRVTASAEFMLEPAFFPVEPNKDEGTSRDSIGLGQRVGPGLDTRHGTILTLEDISVSFDGFRALNNLNLYIGVGELRCIIGPNGAGKTTLMDVITGKTRPSHGKAWFGETLDLTQMSEVQIAQAGIGRKFQKPTVFEALSVFENLELAQKTDKSVWASLRARLSGEQKDRISEVLDTIRLTTSVNRPAGLLSHGQKQFLEIGMLLMQDPQLLLLDEPVAGMTDAETEFTAELFKSLAGKHSLMVVEHDMGFVGSIADHVTVLHQGSVLAEGSLEQVQDNERVIEVYLGR from the coding sequence ATGAGAGTCACGGCGAGCGCTGAATTCATGCTGGAACCGGCCTTTTTCCCGGTGGAGCCCAACAAGGACGAAGGCACCAGTCGCGACTCGATCGGCCTCGGGCAACGCGTCGGTCCGGGCCTCGACACCCGTCACGGCACGATCCTGACCCTGGAAGACATCAGCGTCAGCTTCGACGGCTTCCGGGCGCTGAACAATCTGAATCTGTACATCGGCGTCGGCGAACTGCGCTGCATCATCGGTCCCAACGGCGCGGGCAAGACCACGCTGATGGACGTGATCACCGGCAAGACCCGCCCGAGCCATGGCAAGGCGTGGTTCGGCGAAACCCTCGACCTGACGCAGATGAGCGAAGTGCAGATCGCCCAGGCCGGCATCGGTCGCAAGTTCCAGAAACCGACGGTGTTCGAAGCGTTGAGCGTGTTCGAGAACCTGGAGCTGGCGCAGAAAACCGACAAGTCGGTGTGGGCCAGTCTGCGGGCGCGGTTGAGCGGCGAGCAGAAAGACCGGATCAGCGAAGTGCTCGACACCATTCGCCTGACCACCTCGGTCAATCGCCCGGCGGGGTTGCTGTCCCACGGGCAGAAACAGTTTCTGGAAATCGGCATGTTGCTGATGCAGGACCCGCAATTGCTGTTGCTCGATGAACCGGTGGCGGGCATGACCGACGCCGAAACCGAGTTCACCGCCGAGCTGTTCAAGTCGCTCGCCGGCAAACATTCGCTGATGGTGGTGGAACACGACATGGGCTTCGTCGGCTCGATTGCCGACCACGTCACCGTGTTGCATCAGGGTAGCGTGCTGGCCGAGGGGTCGCTGGAACAGGTGCAGGACAACGAGCGCGTGATCGAGGTTTACCTCGGCCGCTGA